In a single window of the Necator americanus strain Aroian chromosome X, whole genome shotgun sequence genome:
- a CDS encoding hypothetical protein (NECATOR_CHRX.G21298.T1), with product MTIGTGREGIRKCSRYAGKCEQLNGDTQSEGADGREGEERPGLARPATAAGVCLHDAPGGNCGFAFSPGSTRGSKARGGAHGGKRTMDGDIDVPVYRPSRPQLR from the coding sequence atgACCATTGGTACTGGAAGAGAAGGTATTCGAAAATGTTCCCGATATGCCGGGAAGTGTGAACAGTTGAACGGCGACACTCAAAGTGAAGGCGCCGATGGCCGGGAGGGGGAGGAGCGGCCGGGCCTCGCCAGGCCGGCGACGGCCGCGGGCGTCTGCCTGCATGATGCGCCAGGAGGAAACTGCGGATTCGCATTTTCTCCGGGTTCGACGAGGGGAAGTAAGGCACGGGGCGGGGCTCACGGCGGCAAAAGGACGATGGACGGGGATATCGATGTGCCGGTGTACAGGCCGAGCCGGCCGCAGCTCCGATGA
- a CDS encoding hypothetical protein (NECATOR_CHRX.G21299.T1) has product MQIRLVSKSSSVIEWKVCFHILLLLLLLLLLLLLLLLLLLLLLLLLLLLLLLLLLLLLLLLLLLLLLLLLLLLLLLLLLLLLLLLLLLLLLLLLLLLLLLLLLLLHSILDTCTKLMSKRFHVEVLKKLQYLKPCIRCLEKGDSKKFLEYCKDRDDLIFLVLF; this is encoded by the coding sequence ATGCAAATAAGACTGGTGTCTAAAAGTAGCTCCGTGATAGAGTGGAAAGTGTGTTTccacatattattattattattattgttattgttgttattattattattactattattattattattattattattattattattattattattattattattattattattattattattattattattattattattattattattattattattattattattattattattattattattattattattattattattattattattattactattattattattattattattattattattattattattattacatagtATACTAGATACTTGCACGAAATTAATGTCAAAAAGATTTCACGTTGAAGTTCTCAAGAAACTTCAATACTTAAAGCCCTGCATTAGATGTCTGGAGAAAGGTGACTCAAAGAAATTCTTGGAATACTGTAAAGACAGAGATGATCTTATTTTCTTAGTCTTATTTTAA